The Gossypium hirsutum isolate 1008001.06 chromosome A13, Gossypium_hirsutum_v2.1, whole genome shotgun sequence nucleotide sequence TTAAAATCGAATTTTTCGATATTGATGAAAATTGGGTTATAAAACTAAATATGCAGTCCAACAAATTAGCCAACTAATTAGTTAACTAGTGTTTTTATTTTGGcaatttatctaaattaattaagtaaaaaatatataaattaataattaataattaataattaataattaataattctttgagtaatggatattatcaatttattttagaTAACTATTTCTCTTGGTATAATAACATAGATAATCTCAAACACAAGTATCTTAAGTCGGCTTATATTTTATAGCCTCTTATCAATACCATGTTGTATAAgtgatataaacatataaaattttaataaatataaatataaaactcaACCTGGTTCAAAGCATCATCTCCATCCAAAGCACCTTCACTCAACATGCAAACTATCTTCTCATTCTCCATATCACTCGGTCTCAACATCAGCTCTTCGTCTTCAAGCTCTCCAACATTATCGCTCTTTTTTTTCCTTATCCATCAACAGTCAGAACTCATTGCAAAGCTCCCCCAACAAGCATTTGACATCATATCTCTCCATCATTGAAGGAAAATAGTCTTCGAAATTGACTACAATGTAGACAACCTCTTCCATGGATGAACACTAGAGATTCCCAAAGAGTTTAAGTTTTTTGGGGGGTTTTGCTTTAAGCTTGTGTAGGATCGAAACGGAAGGGTCCATATAAATGAAATTTACGTAAacatttctttaataattttttataatttttatggttttaataaatttttaggtcaaaattcagatttttttcaatttttaataacatttataatatttatgtgtttatgtaattttaaattttaatattttataatttttttacaatgttaaaaatattctttataattttttttttacagtttttattatttttaaatatttcttttacaatttttataatattttattagaaaaatgaagcattaaatttaGGATGTGACATTCTACTATCTGATTGGACTTCTAAATGATTTTAACAGTGTCAaagatttatttaagaattaagtggaatagtttaattaatttttttaaaaaaatttaaaggaattTTATACCTCTAATCTTGCCTGCTTTTTTTTTATCAGTGATTTAATCTAATCCCCGAAAATGGaaaatcaatttaatccataaaagTAACTAAGATTTAGTTTAATCccaagattaaattaaaaaaatctaattagtcTATAATCTTGTATGAAACCCATTTTTAAAGAAACTGAGGATAGCCCGCCATGAAAATCGAATCGAAAGATCCGGCCAAAAATAGATgtctataatatttatttattatgttgttattgcaaaatataatttatatataataacgCAATTTGTGTTGATGAAAAGGAGAATGAAAGTTAAAATCCTAGATGCTGAAAGTAAAAGTGTATTAATCAACTGGATTTATTTCTACGCTCATGTTATTAAGTATGTTTTTATTgtgaaatataatttataatagcCTATTTCTGTAGCAACAACACAcatctttgttttattattattaagaaagTAAAACAGTATAGTACAGGGTGAGAAAATCCCTGCATTTCATAAAGAGGGACAAAAACATAGCAATGAGACAATCCAGAAAAATCCACCTCCAACAAATCCCATCGTTTTGAGCAAGATCAACAACAAATTACCAGGAAGCTAAATATAAAGATGATCTTTCCATGCCTGTTTTAGCCAAGGTATCTGCTAAACAGTTTGCTTCGCTAACAACAAACACAAAGGATAAATCAATGATAGCTCCTCAATCTCTTGGCAACTACATGGGAAATCCATTTAAGAGCATTTGAAGAATTTGATTCAACAATAAGCTTAACTTTTTGCAGCCAATCGGTTTGAACAAAGACATCCAATTGCCAACAATTCAACCAAATTAGGATCAAGAGCACAGATCGGTCCAGAGAATAAGGCTAAAATTATTCCTTTATCACTGCGTAGGGCACCTCCATATCCACTCCTACCAGACAAATTTTAGCGTACCTTCAGGCGGAGGGCACCATCTAATTGCTGCCACACCGTCAGTATTAAATTACTCCTTTATCATTAGCATACATCTTGCTTTCTTAAAGGAATATAACTTCATATAAACAGTCTGACACAACTAAATTAGAcctaaactaataaaattaaaactcagaataaatttaataaaaaatttaaacataatactTACGCTTAAGAGTTAAAACTCCTACAACCTCAGTCTTATCATTTCCATTTAGgcactttcatttctttttgatATAAACGTAAACTCTTTGCGAATTTCCATGTAGCCTAaacatgtataaaaaatattccatatataattttctcaattctccattaattaatttagtttttcaATCTCTTTGTTACTTTCTTAATAACAAACATGGAAGAGTTTATTGGCATCGATTAAAATAAATTAGTACCGATCAACATATGCACGAATGCAATGACATTTGAGTATATGATCCCTATTTTCCAACTCGAGGATGCTAGGAAGTACACAATTTAGACCATTTCAAGCTTGAGCTTATcctttcaaaaaacaaaaaaaccttgAGCTTATTAATTTTAAATCGACTCTTCACTTAATTCCAAGaataaaagagaaattaaataattgtagCCCCCAAATTTAGACAAAACACAAACGATATTCACTTGGTAAACAAGCATTTTCTTGCTTTTTTCCCTAACAGTTGCATGCAATAATGTTCACTTGTCTCATGACTTTTCTgcataataaaaaattgtaaacttAGCGATCTCCATATTATTTATGGAATAAAAAAAGACTTATCCAGGGAATCCATTTTTCTTTCCGAGTAAATTGCTTACCCTAAAGGCGATTCAAACATAAACCTCAATCTAGGAAGGAACATACTAATTAATTACTAACCTGCGTCTTTGACAAGTTGCTTAACTGGATGGTTACAATCTTCCTAACATTATTTTACAATCCATATAAATAGATGGAACTCAGAGTTTCAACTACCTCAATAAGTAGTGTGCAAGATGGTGAGACAACCATATCTGAAGAAAGGAACATGGAGTCATGATGAAGATCAGAAGCTGATTGCTTATATTAGGAAATATGGGATTTGGAATTGGAACGAAATGCCCAAATTCGCTGGTATGAGACATCTCTTTTTAATGATCATCAACAAGatttaatctaaaccctaaaaaacttCAGCAAGATTTTATGATTTAGATTATCAGTTACATCTTGATTTGTAGGGTTGCAAAGATCAGGGAAGAGTTGCAGACTACGTTGGATGAATTACTTGAGACCTAAAATAAGGCGTGGAAACTTCAGCAGGGAAGAAGAAGAAACCATAATCCACCTGCAAAAGACGCTAGGAAATCGGTTAGTAGCACAGCCATAAATGTAAGGCTATAgttgggatgatatatatatatatttctgatTTGCTgcaaatttgattatttattatcaGGTGGTCAGCAATAGCAGCAAGGCTTCCACAAAGAACAGACAATGATATAAAAAACTACTGGAACACTCGCTTGAAGAAGCGAGTAATAGTGGAGAAAAAGAATTCATCATCAGCAACTACAGAAACCAAATCTAGTATGGAGGAGAATTCGTCTGATGCTGATTCCTCAATGATGGTGGATATTTTGTTGGACTATCAGATTCCTACAATGGATAGTTTCCCAGAACTAGCTGCCGATAATACCATTTCTCTATCAGACTGCGACATTAGTGTGGCAGTTGATGACCACTATAGCATGGCTATGGACAACAATTTAGTTTCATCTGAAAACTATTGGGAAATTGAGAATCTTTGGGGGCAGTTATTGACGATGGAAGGTTTGGACTGTGAAGTAATGTCACCAAATTCTCAGCTGTGGCTCCATGAACTCATATATGTATGTGATTCATACTATGACCCTGTGGTTGATTTATGGATCAATCCATTTATTTAGTACTGCATACAGTGACGCCGATCGACCCCTCCCCTTGCATGAACTCCCTTCCTTCCTGtttcttttgggtattttgaggtgtgtaagtattagtatttcAATTAAGAGAACGCAGATGTTCAGAATATTTGAATATTTAGTAGAAACCAAAAGCATGTGTATAAGAATATACTACTTtgaatatgttataatatatatatatatttatacacaaCAAATGATTGGTGGTTACAAGTACTAGCAAGTCATGTTTCGGTTTGTTTTATAGCAATTTTGTGTGGGTTTATGTATGATCTGATTGTGATAATGGAAATGCTAGCTTAAAAAATCCTGGCAGCAGATGTTGAAGAAGGCATCCATGGCATTTGCCGACCAGCTTTAATCAGGATCTATCACATGCTTTCTactaatgttatttaaatgaggTTAGGTAAGATAAATTCAAACTACAAGCTActaaaggaagaaaatgaaaacgTCAACAAAGATAATTCTTTTTATCCATAAGTCTCTCCAAACTAGTTGATAGGAAGTTTGGAGAGAGTTATGaataaaggaagaaaatgaaaatatcaaCAAGGATATATAATTCTTTTTATCGAAATGATAAGAAGTTTaagaaataatttgaaaacacgaaaaaaaTTAGGTGAATGAGTTTAGATATGACTATGAATTTCTTAAACTTCCTATCATTTCGGTTTCAAATCATTTCTCCCTTAGTAGAAAAAGTATAAAATCTCAAGACTAGGTTAAGTTCTTAGATTGAGAATGCTTGATACATCCTTCAATTCATTATTCATGTCCCTGCgtaattaattttcaatttctatttttatttttaaactgatTTTACTTAATTTCAGGTTTTCTTTAATTCCTTTATAAAATGGATATACCAAGTTCTGAATATTTATTGCACGAAAAGTACAAATAAATCAATCACCACAATTTAGAATATCAAACAATTTGGTGTGTTGTGAAAAGAAAATATTGCCATTCAAGAAGTGAAAATGTTACAGAAAGTGAGGCCCATCATCTTTCTAGCTAGGaaagatcaaataataataaaattacttaaaatttcttTGCACACAGCTAAATTCTGTGTTCACTTTTCATCATcactaataaaaaaaatcattaatacctttgtaattaaaaaaaattatcattcatTATTTGTATTAGCTGTCTGCTTTATAACTCTCACTCTTGACACATTATAAATATAAACATTTCATAATTAGTGATACTTTAACGTTTTGAATATTAAaagttattatttaaattctttcaacttattatttttgtttaacctTATCATCAGTCACACTTCTCATTCTCCATCTTATTAATTGTGCTTGTCATTGTGCTCAGTGTTATTAGATTTGTTCTAGTCTTCCTCTCCTCCTTATTCTGGTACAACTCATTCACTTGTTTACAACGCTCCCTCTTTCCACCAAAAGAACTCTctacaatattaaaattatattaatatgaatatatatattattaatattaataaaagtgTTGAGGCAAAATGAGCTGAAATTTGTTAAGTGGCACTCAGCAGTGCCAACTATAGACTGCCACTAAGATAGTTTTAATACGTGCCTTATTTGGTTTTGacaatttaataaagaaaatatttggacttggttatgttttgttttattgaaGATATTAAGGTCCATTTATGGAAACCAATAATTGATAATTTGAAGATTGGATTGGATTCGAGTGAATCATATCAATCCTTGAAACATGGAGAATCGATGAAGACCATGTAGTTGTTTTGGAAATAAGATATTCGATTGATTGTACTTTGATTATTGAGattgtaatatttaatttcaaggaATTACTTTGTATTCACTTATATTTTATGTTAGCAAGCCGAATTGAATATATGTTATAAAACTTGTCTAGGTTATGTAAATAGAGCTTAATAAGTGCATTCTAATTTGTTCATTGAGAAATTGCTTTGTGAGAgaatgaaaactattattgtaaacaTTCAACCCAAGTTCTCAGGTAGAGGATTTGGAGGTGAGTGTTCTAGTCTTTAGGTACAAAGATGAGATCTCTATACTTAAGAAGTGATAGAGTGTAAATCATTTGTTGTATTTGTGATAAAAGATAGTGGAATTACTCACTGAGTTAGGCTCTGCAAACGTAGGAAAACTAAACTGCGCAAACAAACCATTGGtgttatttgttattttgtatgtatAGTTTCGTAGTGCCAAGCAGTAATTGCCACTGAAGTCTAGCACTTCCTCTGCATTGTAGTATAGAAACTTATAATGATTCAGTTAGAGGATATGGATTAAATCTATAAGTGTATGTATAGTAtatgactagtaattgaatttaagcAAATAGATTTAATTACTACTATTTGGGTCAagaccaaaattttaaattttaaaaaatacaaagattaaattaagcaaataaaaaatacataaattaaattaaaacataatgattAAATCTAAAACTTtcgtaaaataaagaaaataatgacAAAAATTAACCTAATAATTACCAATAAAATCACAATGGTGGACTAAACACAAAACCAGtacctaaaaataaatttttcaagtAAAAtgcttcaatatatttttttttgacaaTGATAATTCGAATTATCCGATAAATATCCaataaatatataacttgagtTCTCTACAACCTATTACTTGAATACGGACAAATATTAATTTCTAAGGTTTCTTAATAACTTGAGTTCTCTACAGCCTATTACTTGAATACGGACAAATATTAATTTCTAAGGTTTCTTACTtacatattataaataaatctaattaacAACTAATCTTCAATCAATATAATTATATCATAGTCTAAATCGATTGCTAATTTAAAAATTGATCAATACCTAACAAGAACAGGACAGATATACGTACAAAGCACAAAGACAGACTTGATAAAACTGAATTAGATTGCTATGATTTCCAAGTTCAAGAATCTCAGAAGCTATAAAAATTTAGACCATGTCGTCGGCCTtcatcttttatattaattttagattGACTCTTCATTAAATTCCCagattgaaagaaaataaatacatattttactAATGAAAGCCCCCATTTTAGACTGACatgaatcaaatatatttttttctacgTAATTTGGAGTAGTGCATCGACTCTTAATTCCCAGATGCAAACTCCTAATACATACATGCGATATGTTTGTCTTCTACTGATAGTGTCTCATGGCTTTGTATATGGACATGCAAACTTACCAATCCCCATGTTATTGATCGAATAAAAAGAGACTTATCGAGTGGGTCCATGTTTCTTTCCAAGTAAACTGCTTACCCTAAAGGTTATTCAAACATATCCCACAACCTAGGAAGGAAcgtactaattaattaattacatacATAACAGCATCCTTGACAAGTAGTTTAATTGGATGATTAGAATCTTCGCAACATTATTTACAATCAATATAAATAGATGGAACTCAGAGATTCAATAAGTAGTTAAAGAATTAAGTCATAGGGTAGTGTGCA carries:
- the LOC107894736 gene encoding transcription factor MYB8; the encoded protein is MVRQPYLKKGTWSHDEDQKLIAYIRKYGIWNWNEMPKFAGLQRSGKSCRLRWMNYLRPKIRRGNFSREEEETIIHLQKTLGNRWSAIAARLPQRTDNDIKNYWNTRLKKRVIVEKKNSSSATTETKSSMEENSSDADSSMMVDILLDYQIPTMDSFPELAADNTISLSDCDISVAVDDHYSMAMDNNLVSSENYWEIENLWGQLLTMEGLDCEVMSPNSQLWLHELIYLKKSWQQMLKKASMAFADQL